GGCTCGCCCGCGAAGAGCACGGCGCGGAAGGGCAGGTCCGCGTGGCTCAGCAGGCCGCCCTCCTGCATCATCTGCATCAACACCGACGGCACCGAGTACCACACGGTGAACCGCTCCCGGAGGACCTGCTCCACCAGCTTCTCGGGGGAGAACGCGAGCGCCTCCGGGATGAGCGTGACGGAGGCGCCGCCCATGAAGGCCGCGTAGAGGTCCAGCACCGACAGGTCGAAGAAGAACGGCGCGTGGTTGCTGAAGCGGTCCTCGGGCGTGGTCTCCAGCAACTCGTGGCACCACTCGATGAAGGCCAGCGCGTTCCGCTGACTGATGCACACGCCCTTGGGTGTGCCCGTGGAGCCGGAGGTGTAGAGGATGTACGCGAGGTCGTCGTCGCCCGCGCCGTGGGGGGGCAGGGGCTCCGACGAGAAGCTGGAGAGACGGTTCCACGACAGCGCGGGGCCCTTGTCGTCCACCAGCAGGAAGCGCAGCCGGCCCATGCCCGCGTTGTGGAGCTCCGCGGCCCGGGTGGTGGTGGTCACCAGCACGTCGATGCCGCAGTCGTCCAGGATGAGTCGCGTCCGGGTCGCGGGATTCAACGGGTCCATGGGGACGTAGGCCGCGCCCAGCCGCGCGATGCCTTGCATCGCCGCCACGGCGCGCACGGACTTCTCCGCCCACAGGCCCACGCGGTCGCCGCGCCGGATGCCCAGCTCCTGGAGTGCGCGGGCGATGCGATTGGCGAGCGCATCCAACTGGCCGTAGGTGAGCGTCCCGTCGGGACCCTTGATGGCGACGGCTTCGGGAGCCTTCGCCGCTGCACGGATGACGATTTGGTCGAGTGTCATAGGCCGAGCTGGTTGGCGATGATGTCGCGCTGGATTTCGGAGGTGCCGGAGAAGATGGCGCTGGGTATGGCGTCGCGGAGCACGCGCTCGATGCCCGTCTCCGTCACGTAGCCCATGCCGCCGTGAATCTGGATGGCGTCCAGTCCGCTCTGGATGGCGGCCTCGCTGATGGCCAGCTTGGCCAGGGACACCTCCATCGCCGCTTCCTGGCCGCGGTCCATCTTCCAGCAGGCCTGGTACAGCAGCAGCCGCGAGGCCTCGAGCCGCTGCTTCATGTCCGCGAGCCGGTGGGAAATGGCCTGGTTCTTCGACAGCGGCTTCTTGAACTGCTTGCGCGTCCGGGCGAAGTCCACCGTCTGTTCGAGCACGCGCTCCATGACGCCCACGTACGCGGCGAAGAGGCACGCGCGCTCCCATTGCATGGAGCGCTTGAAGATGGCCGCGCCCTGGCCCTCGGCTCCCACGCGCGCGGACTCCGGAACGCGGCAGCCTTCCAAGTAGATGGGCGCGATGGGCGACGTGGACAGGCCCATCTTCTCGAAGGGCCGGCCCACCGACAGTCCGGGCGTGTCCTTCTCGATGAGGAACGCGCTGATGCCCATGTAGCCGTGAGACGGCTGCGTGGCGGCGTAGACGAGGAACACGTCGGCGGACGGTCCGTTGGTGACGTAGCTCTTGCCGCCGTCGAGCACGTAGCCGTCCCCGTCGCGCACCGCGCGCGTCTTGAGGGCGAAGACATCCGAGCCCGCCTCCGGTTCGGAGATGGCGTTGGCGCCAATCCACTCGCCCGAACTCAGCCGGGGCAGGTACCGGGCCTTCTGGGCGTCGTCGCCGCTCTCCAGGAGGGGCATCACGCAGGCGAAGAGATGCGCGCCCACGGAGAAGACCAGCCCGGTGTCCACGCAGCCTCGGCCCAGCGCTTCCATCACCCGGGCTGTCGTCAGCGTGTCCAGCCCCAAGCCCCCCAGGGTCGTGGGGACGGGCAGGCCCAGGAAACCAAACTCACCACATCGCTGCCAGAGATTGCGTGGCAGGACTTCCTTGGTAGGCTTTGCCGTCTCCGGCAGGTGGTCGCGCGCGAACGCGAGGGCGCGGTCGTAGAGCTCCGCTTGCTCGTGTGTCCAACTGAAGTCCATGTGTTCCTGACGTTCCAACGGGTGACAGGGCCGAGGCGCCGCATTTCGAACGCCTCGCGCATGCGCGCGGATGGGCTCTCGGGATCCGGATGAGACGTGAGTGGATGCGGGCGAAGTCTTGCGTGTGTCAGCGCGCACCGTCAAGGACCTGTGAGATGACAATGTGTCACGAATGTCATTGGACGCGCGCCGTTCGGCCCTGGCGAAAGCCCCCATCCCGGGCCGCATTTCGCACCGGTTTGGACGACTTTTTTGCACGCCCGGACACCGCGTTCCGAAGGGCACCACTACCCATTGCGCCGGGTGCGCTGTTACTCAGACACGGCATGAACGCACGCATTGAAATTTCCCAGCCAGGGGCCGCGGTAACTTTCCACGGGCGGCTGTCAGGCGGTGCGGGCCATCCAAGCAGCCTGGGCCCAGAGAGTGCCCAACCTGGTCGGTGATTGACTGGTGCGAGCCCGGGCAGTTTGCTCACGGCATGGAACGTTGCGTCGTTTTGGATTTGCCTGGTTTGTGCGCGAGGTACGTGGGTCCCTCGACGCCCAACATGCAGGCATTCGCGGGAGCGGGGCGGATGGTCTCGCTTCAGCCCGTCCTACCGGCGCTGAACTGCACGATGCAGGCGACGTTCCTCACGGGGAAGTACCCGAGCGAGCATGGCGTCGTCGCGGACGGGTGGCTGCACCGGGAGCTGGGCGAGGTGCGCTTCTGGCCCCAGACGGATGGACTGGTGCAGGTGCCGCAGATCTGGGACGCGGCGCGCAGTCTGGACCCCAGCTTCACCTGCGCTCGGGTGTGCTGGTTCATGAACATGTATTCCAAGGCGGACTACGCCATCACCCCGCAGCCGTCCTTCACCTCGGATGGCCGGGTGCTGCCGGATGTCTTCACGGAGCCGCTCCATCTGCGCAAGCCGCTGGTCAAGGCGCTGGGGAACTTCCCCGCGTATGACTATTGGGGCCCCAGCTACAGCATCCGCTCGTCGGAGTGGATCGCGGACGTCGCGATGTGGCTGGAGGAGCGGCACAGCCCCACGTTGTCCCTCGTGTTCCTGCCGCACCTGGACTACACGCCGCACACGTTTGGCCCGGACGCGAAGGAGATTCACAAGAGCCTCCAGGAGATTGACGCCGTGGTGGGCCGCCTCATCGCCTTCTACGAGGCGCGCGGTGTCCGGGTCATCATCCTCTCCGAGTTCGGCGCCACGCCCGTCTCCCGGCCCGTTCATCTGAACCGCCTCTTCCGGCAGCGGGGCTGGCTCGCCATCCGCGAGGAGGAAGGCCGTGACCAGGTCTACCCGCGCGGGAGCGCCGCCTTCGCCGTCGCGGACATGCAGGTCGCGCATATCTACGTCCGCGACCCGGCGCTGGTCGACGAGGTGAAGGCGCTGGTCGAGGCCGAGCCCGGGGTGGCGCAGGTGCTGGACGCGGAGGGGAAGCGGGCTCACCACCTGGACCATCCGCGCTCGGGTGAGCTCGTCGCCCTGGCCGAGCCGGACGCCTGGTTCACGTACTTCTATTGGTTGGACGAGCAGCGAGCCCCGGACTACGCGCGCACCGTCGATATCTACCGCAAGCCCGGCTACGACCCGCTGGAGATGTTCCTGGACCCCAAGCTGGGCCTCCGGATGTTGGACGTGGGCGGTAGCGTCCTGAAAGAGAAGCTGGGATTGCGCACGCGCCTGGAGGTCGTCTCGATGGACGGCTCGCTCCTCAAGGGGGCGCATGGGCTGCTGCCCGAGCCCGGCCGCGCCCCCATCTTGATGACACGCAGTGCCGAACTCCTCGAGGCAGACACTCTACACGCCACTCAAGTTCACGACCTCATCCTGGCGCATCTGACAGGACAACAGGCCGCGGCCTGAGGGGCGGGACTCGTCATGAACAAACTTCCGGGAAGCGCCATCGTCATTGGCGCGAGCATTGGCGGTCTCAGCGCCGCGCGCGTGCTGGCGGACCACTTCGAGCGGGTCACCGTCATCGAGCGTGACGTGCTCGACGACGGCCCCCGTTCGGGCGCCCCGCAGGCCAATCACATCCATGTGTTGTTGCGGCGTGGCGTGGACCTCCTGGATCAGTACTTCCCGGGGCTCCTGGAGGAGATGAAGGCGGAGGGCGTCGAGCCCTTCGACTTCACCCGAGATCTGCGCTGGCTCCAGTTCGGTGACTGGATGCCGCGTGATCCCAGCGGCATCGTGTTGTACCCGCAGACGCGCTTCTCCCTGGAGCGCCACCTCCGCCGGCGCCTGCGCGCCTACGCCAACGTGGAGATCCTGGAGTCGACCGCCGTGCGCGCCTTGCTGGCCACGCCCGATGGCCGGCGCATCCTGGGCGTCCAGACGCATTCACGGCAGGAGGCGAACGGCGCGGTGACGAACCGGCTCGCGAACGTCGTCGTCGACGCGAGCGGGCGTGGGACGCAACTGGGCAAGTGGCTGGCGGACCTGGGGTATGGCCCGCTGGAGGAGAGCCGGCTCCCCATCAACCTCTGCTACGTCTCGCGGCTCTTCGAGCGGCCCTCGACGCCCAGGGACTGGCGCGGCCTGTGGGTGACGCCGTTGCCTCCGGAGGCGCCTCGGGGCGGGGCGATGCAGGAGGTGGAGGACCACCGCTGGATTGTGTCCCTGTTCGGCTACGAGGGACACCACCCGCCGCGCGACGAGAGCGGCTTCGTGGAGTTCGCGAAGAGCCTTCGCGAGCCCGACATCTACGAGGCCATCAAGGATGCTCGGCCCGTGTCGGACGTGCAGGTGTACCGGGTCCCCGACGTGCGGTGGCGCCACTTCGAGCGGCTGTCGGACTTCCCCGCGGGGCTGCTCGTCCTGGGGGATGCCTGGTGCTACTTCGATCCCGTCTTCGGCCAGGGCATGTCCGTGGCGATGCTGGAAGCCAACCTCCTGAATGAGTCGCTGCACCAGCTCGACAGTCTGGATGCGGTGACCCAGGCGTGGACCGCGACGTACCTGC
This genomic window from Myxococcus hansupus contains:
- a CDS encoding alkaline phosphatase family protein, with the protein product MERCVVLDLPGLCARYVGPSTPNMQAFAGAGRMVSLQPVLPALNCTMQATFLTGKYPSEHGVVADGWLHRELGEVRFWPQTDGLVQVPQIWDAARSLDPSFTCARVCWFMNMYSKADYAITPQPSFTSDGRVLPDVFTEPLHLRKPLVKALGNFPAYDYWGPSYSIRSSEWIADVAMWLEERHSPTLSLVFLPHLDYTPHTFGPDAKEIHKSLQEIDAVVGRLIAFYEARGVRVIILSEFGATPVSRPVHLNRLFRQRGWLAIREEEGRDQVYPRGSAAFAVADMQVAHIYVRDPALVDEVKALVEAEPGVAQVLDAEGKRAHHLDHPRSGELVALAEPDAWFTYFYWLDEQRAPDYARTVDIYRKPGYDPLEMFLDPKLGLRMLDVGGSVLKEKLGLRTRLEVVSMDGSLLKGAHGLLPEPGRAPILMTRSAELLEADTLHATQVHDLILAHLTGQQAAA
- a CDS encoding amino acid adenylation domain-containing protein codes for the protein MTLDQIVIRAAAKAPEAVAIKGPDGTLTYGQLDALANRIARALQELGIRRGDRVGLWAEKSVRAVAAMQGIARLGAAYVPMDPLNPATRTRLILDDCGIDVLVTTTTRAAELHNAGMGRLRFLLVDDKGPALSWNRLSSFSSEPLPPHGAGDDDLAYILYTSGSTGTPKGVCISQRNALAFIEWCHELLETTPEDRFSNHAPFFFDLSVLDLYAAFMGGASVTLIPEALAFSPEKLVEQVLRERFTVWYSVPSVLMQMMQEGGLLSHADLPFRAVLFAGEPFPIRHLRPLREHLRDARLFNLYGPTETNVCTFHEVTDISAHRTEPVPIGRASCGNRVWLARPPPDSDEAREEGDGVGELMVEGPTVMLGYWGQPLHGAKPYATGDRCRELPDGTFEYLGRRDNMLKVRGRRIEAGELEAVLLTHPDIREVGVVTSGEGLATRLVAFVVSNAARPPSLLNVKKHCAERLPRYMIVDEVRAMAELPRTPNGKLDRRALRTLAQQPVSR
- a CDS encoding acyl-CoA dehydrogenase family protein; this translates as MDFSWTHEQAELYDRALAFARDHLPETAKPTKEVLPRNLWQRCGEFGFLGLPVPTTLGGLGLDTLTTARVMEALGRGCVDTGLVFSVGAHLFACVMPLLESGDDAQKARYLPRLSSGEWIGANAISEPEAGSDVFALKTRAVRDGDGYVLDGGKSYVTNGPSADVFLVYAATQPSHGYMGISAFLIEKDTPGLSVGRPFEKMGLSTSPIAPIYLEGCRVPESARVGAEGQGAAIFKRSMQWERACLFAAYVGVMERVLEQTVDFARTRKQFKKPLSKNQAISHRLADMKQRLEASRLLLYQACWKMDRGQEAAMEVSLAKLAISEAAIQSGLDAIQIHGGMGYVTETGIERVLRDAIPSAIFSGTSEIQRDIIANQLGL